The Bacteroidota bacterium DNA window TTTACTAAAAGCGCATAACCTGAACTTTGCTCACCCATACCGGCGAAAGTAGTACGTTATTGACAATAAAAAAAGCCATCCCGGAAGGAATGGCTTTTTCTTAAATCGAAATAATATTATTGTTTTGTCCAGTTTGTTGTGATCAGAACTGTTTGACCAGCACAAATGTTATTATCATTATACATTAAAACAAAACTTGCAGGAGTACCTGTGTAGCTTGTACTTGTGAATGTATGGTCAGCAACTTGACAAGGAAGCACACCAGCACCAATATCAGTAGCAGTTTGAGCAGGAATCTCAAGACTTCCGTTTCCTATTTTAGTTGCATAAATATTAGTGTTATTATCGTAATCTGCAAAAAGATCAAAATGAACACGATTATTCACTGCTGGATCAACCGTAATTACATTCACGAATGGATATGGATCTGACAGGATCGTAACATCAACTACATCATATGTACCTGCGAAGTCTTCAGCATCATTTTTTTACTCTAACTGTACGAACCGCTGTTCCAACATTTCCTGCTGCATCAGTTGCTGTATAAGTGATTGTGTATGTACCGATTTGATTAACATTCGGATTTGTTGAACTAGCATCAGAAGTTGCAGTTACAACACCATCTTCTTCGTCATTTGCAGTTGCACCCGGATCTGTGTAAGCTGCGCTGTTCAAAGATAATGTAACACTTGCATCTCCATTTAGAGTTACGACCGGAGCCGTAGTATCATCTTTCGAGCAACCTGTAGTTAAAACTACGGCTGACCCAACTGTAAGTGCAAAAAATAGAATAATTGCGTTCTTTTTCATTTTTATTGGTTTTTGAGTTTGTTTTTTCGAGATTAATGCAAAAGTACTTTTTTAATTGAAAACTGTTGCTGTATTCAAATAAAAATTACTTATTGCCGAACAAAATAAGAAAACCATTCCAATGAAAAAATACTCTCGTTATTAGTAATTGCAGGATTTACTGCATTAGTTGCATGTGGACCGAGCGCTGAAGAAAAAGCTGCTGCTGAAAAAATGCGTCAGGACTCAATTCAGGCTGTAATGGACAAAATGGCTGCTGATTCAGTGGCTGCTGTTCAAGCTGAAACTGAAAAAATGATGCAGGATTCAATGGCTGCTATGACTGCGAAAGCTGATTCTATGGCTGCTGCTGCTGTTAAACCGGCTAAAAAGCCAGTAAAACCTAAAACTGCAGAAGAAAAGAAAGAAGAAAAAGTGAAAGAAGTGACCGGCGGTCGCGGACGTAAGTAATTCAACTTAAGTTATTCACAATTTATTTGTTAACATATTTTTGAATAATATTTTTTATTATTCAAAAATATGTTACTTTTGCGCCCATTAAATAAACAAACCTAAAAAAATACAATGAAAAAAGTTCTCTCTATTTTGTTAGCTGCTGGTTTCGTAGCTATCGTTGCTTGCGGTCCTAGCGCAGAAGAAAAAGCTGCTGCTGAAAAAGCGGTTCAAGATTCAATCGCTGCTGCTGAACAAGCTGCTGCTGCAACTCAATCAGCAATGATGGATTCTGCTGCTGCTATGGCAACTGACACTTCAGCTATGATGGCTGATACTACAAAGAAATAATTCTTTTAGTCAGAAAAAATTAAAGAGGCTTTTCCACAGAAGTAGCCTCTTTTTTTATGCCTTGTATTTTTTGTAATGAGAACTTTATTCCCCTTTTCAGGACTTTTTACCCACAACATCACACTTCTCACATCCTGCCTGCTTTTTACCCTTCATCTGTAAATAAACTCTCCGGCTCATATAAAAAAGAGAAGCGGCAAATACTAAAATCACTACCCACAACTGAATGTCCATAACAAGAATTCTTTTTACAAAGATAGAAAGCAATTTTGGATAATTTTGCCATCACAAATTTGACATTATGAATTTCAACAGAAAAGGCATTTCCGACGAAACGCTTAAGAATATATACTACGAACTGCTTAAACCACGATTAATTGAAGAGAAGATGCTTGTTCTTCTTCGTCAGGGAAAGATCGCTAAATGGTTTTCAGGGATCGGGCAGGAGGCAATTTCTGTTGGATGCGGACTTGCTTTGAATAAAGACGAGTACATTCTTCCTATGCATCGCAACCTGGGTGTCTTCACGACTCGTCAGATCCCTCTCAATCGATTATTCTCGCAATGGCAGGGAAAGCTTGGTGGATTTACCAAAGGTCGTGACAGGTCGTTCCACTTCGGTACACAGGAATTCAAGATCATTGGTATGATCTCGCATCTTGGTCCGCAACTCGGTGTTGCCGATGGTATCGCTCTCGCTAACCTCATCCGAAATGAGAAAAAAGTCACGGCAGTATTTTCAGGTGATGGTGGAAGCAGCGAAGGTGATTTCCATGAAAGTCTGAATGTCGCAGCTGTATGGAACTTACCGGTCATCTTTGTAATTGAAAATAACGGCTACGGCCTTTCAACTCCTTCCAACGAACAATTCAAGATGAAGCAATTCATCGATAAAGGAATTGGATATGGAATGGAAGCTGTGCAGATCGATGGAAATAATATCCTGGAAACATATTCTACTTTTCTAAAACTTGCCGAATCGATCCGCGAGAATCCAAGACCGGTTTTACTGGAATGTCTGACGTTCAGAATGCGTGGACATGAAGAAGCTTCAGGAACAAAATATGTCCCGCAGGAACTGTTTGATATGTGGGGAAAGAAAGATCCGGTCAACAATTACGAGAATTTTCTGCTTAAAGAAAAAGTGATCGATGAAGCATTTATCGCATTGACTCGTAGAGATATAAAGTCTGAGATCGAGAAAAACCTTGAGATCACTTTTGCTGAATCTAATCCGGAAGCGCATACAGAAATTGAAGTTCAGGATCTGTTTGATCAACGTCCGGTTCAGGCTTTTGAGCCTGGTGAAAAAGTAAAAGAGATCCGTTACCTGGATGCAATTACTGAAGGAATGAAACAGGCCATGCAGCGTCATCATAACCTTGTGATCATGGGACAAGACATTGCAGATTACGGCGGAGTGTTCAAAGCTACTCAAGGTTTTCTGGAAGAATTCGGAAGAGCGCGTGTGAGGAATACGCCTTTGTGTGAATCAGCAATTGTTGGAGCAGCACAAGGACTTGCTATCAATGGAATGAAAGCAATTGTTGAAATGCAGTTTGCAGATTTCGTAACGTGTGGTTTCAACCAGATCGTAAATAATTTAGCCAAGACTCATTACCGCTGGGGACAAAATGTTGATGTTGTTGTACGAATGCCGACCGGTGCCGCTGTAAATGCAGGTCCGTTTCATAGTCAGTCGAACGAAGCCTGGTTTGTTCACACACCAGGTTTGAAAGTAGTTTATCCGGCCTTTCCTGATGATGCCAAAGGTCTTATCGCAGCATCCATCGAAGATCCGAATCCTGTCATGTTCTTCGAACACAAAGCACTCTACAGAAGCATTACCGGAATGGTCCCTGAAAATTATTATACGACAGAGATCGGTAAAGCGAAACTCATTCAGGAAGGAAACGATATTTCAATTATCACTTACGGCCTGGGAGTTCATTGGGCAATGGAAGTTTTGAAAGAAGAAAATATTTCCGCTGACCTGATCGACCTTCGTACACTTTTACCATGGGACAAAGAAGCAGTAGAGAAGTCAGTCCGTAAAACCGGCAAAGCAATCGTCCTTCACGAAGACACTCTCACAGGTGGAATCGGCGGAGAGATCGCCGCTCACATAGCGGAACATTGCTTCGAACATCTCGATGCACCGATCATTCGTTCAGCAAGTCTTGATACGCCTGTGCCAATGAATCTTGAACTGGAGTGGAATTTTTTACCGAAGAAAAGGTTTAAGGAGCAGTTGCATAAATTGCTTGGGTATTGAGGAAGATGAAAAGTGAAAAGTGAAAAGTGAAAAGTGAAAAGTGAAAAGTGAAGAATCACTCCGGGGGTAGCGAGGGTAGTGCAACGAAATCTTATTCTTTAATAAAATTAGTGGTTAGACTATGAAAATATTTTTAACTGTACTTACTTGCTTGTTGTCATCTTCAACATTTTGTCAGAATCCTATTGTTGATACTTCACAAATCAAAAACATTTCTCTTACAGATATTGTAATCTCAGTCAACAAAACCGAAGAATCCAAAAAACAGACCGCTCAACAAATTAAGATTCTCGATCAAAAGGAAATTGAAAATTACCAAGCGCAAACTACGGCGGATCTGATTGCTAATAGTGGAAGTGCAACGGTTCAGAAAAGCCAATTGGGAGGCGGCAGTGTGACCCTTAGGGGTTTTGAAGCTAACCGGAACGTATTGGTAATTGATGGTGTCAGAATGAATAATCTGATCTATCGTGCCGGACATTTGCAGAATATTCTGACTACTGATAATAATTCGCTTGAACGGATTGAGGTACTTTATGGTCCTTCATCAACCATCTATGGAAGTGATGCATTGGGTGGTGTAATTCATCTCTTTACTAAAAAGCCGGTTCTTGCAACAGGCGAACAAAAGAATGCTATTAAGGTCACTGCTTTTAGCAGATATGGAAGTGCTGCAAATGAATTTGCTAATCATCTGGATTTTAATTTCGGATTGAAAAAATTTGCCTCATTTACTTCATTTACTTATTCCGATTTCGGTGATTTGAGAGGCGGTGCGAATAAGAATCCATTTTATTCCGGAAATTATGGCGAACGGGAATATTATGTAGAAAGAATTGCAGGTCAGGATTCAATGATCAGAAACAGTGATAAATATCTGCAGGTTCAAAGTGGCTATTCTCAATATGACCTGATGCAGAAATTTTTATTTCAGGCAAATGCTAAAACAACGCATTCACTGAACATTCAATTTTCGAATTCTACAGATGTTCCAAGATATGACCGATTGACTGAATTTGCTGGAAGTGAATTGCGATTTGCTGAATGGTACTACGGTCCTCAAACGAGATTGCTGACTGCTTACGATCTCAATTATAAGAATACAGAAGGAAAAATCCAAAATGTACACCTGGGATTGAATTTTCAGGATGTAACAGAAAGTCGTCATTCCAGAAGATTCGGAAATAATAATTTGTCACATAGAAATGAAAATGTGAATGTGTACGGATTGAATCTCGACATGCAGAGAATTGTCAAGAATCATAATATTCGTTTTGGTCTCGATGGACAGTTCAATACTCTAAAGTCGACTGCTAACAATGAAAACATAGCAACAGGTGAAACAGAACCACTTGATACACGCTATCCCGATGGTGATAACACAATGTTGAATGCTGCAGCATACATTTCGCATACTTGGAATATCAACGATCACTTAATTCTTGTAGATGGTTTGAGAGTAGGATTTTCAACACTACATGCAGAGTTTTCGGATTCTTCATTCTTTCATCTGCCATATAATGTTGCCGACCAGAATAATCCGGTTTATTCAGGAAGTCTTGGATTGATCAACAACACTTCGAATGACTGGAAATTCTCAGTACTCGTTTCAACAGGTTATAGAGTTCCAAACATGGATGATCTGAGTAAAGTATTTGAATCTTCATTAGGTGCTTTAATTGTGCCAAACTCAGACCTTAAACCTGAAAAAACAATTAATGGAGAACTTGGAATTTCTAAAGTGTTTAACAAAAAAACAAGTCTGGAAAATTCAATTTTTTATACACGATTTTTTGATGCAATTGTAACTGATAAGTTCACATTCAATGGAGAGGATTCTGTTCTATACGATGGCATTATGAGTCAGGTCTATGCGAATCAAAACAAGCAGAGTGCTTTTATCTATGGTTTTTCAGCTAATTTGAAATCTCAACTTTCAAATAGATTCTTACTGTCGATCGGAGTTACTTATACTTACGGCCGCATAAACACAGATAGCATAGATTATCCTTTAGATCATATCCCACCAATCAGTTCACGTTTGTCCCTCGCTTATTCGCATAAGAAAATTTTCACAGAGATATCCGCAAATTTCAACGGAAAGAAAAAGTTGAAAGATTATTATCTGAATGGTGAAGACAATGAACAATATGCAACCTCAGAAGGAATGCCTGCATGGCTAATATTGAATTTTAAAGCTTCTTACAAAGTACACAAATGGATCTCATTAAATGCCGGTGTTGAGAATATTCTTGATACACAATACAGAACATTTGCAAGTGGGATCAATGGTTCGGGAAGAAATCTCTACCTTTCGTTAAGGTTTAATTATTAATACTGTTCGAAAATTTGGTATGAAGTATATTTCAAAAACTGTCTGGATATTATCTGCAGTAAGTTTACTTACTGATGTAGCCAGTGAAATGCTTTATCCAATCATGCCAATTTATTTAAAGTCAATTGGGTTTTCAATAGTGTTGATTGGTATACTGGAAGGAGTGGCAGAAGCAACAGCTGGAATCAGCAAAAGCTATTTCGGAAAACTTTCTGACAACTCGGGTAAAAGAGTTCCTTTTGTGAAAATAGGATATGCTCTGAGTTCTATATCAAAACCAATGATGGCTGTTTTTGTTTTTCCATTATGGGTATTCTTTGCCAGAACAATTGATCGTTTTGGCAAAGGAATCAGAACAGGAGCAAGGGATGCAATCATTTCACAAGAGGCGACTTCATCAACTAAAGCAAGAGTATTTGGTTTTCATCGGTCAATGGATACTATAGGAGCTGTGTTAGGTCCTGTTTTAGCATTAGTATTTCTTTATTATTATCCCGGTAACTATAAAACACTTTTTATTATTGCATTTTTTCCTGGTCTGATTGCTATTCTTTTAACCTTTAAACTTAAAGACAAAGAATTAGTACCTAAGCAAAAACGTACTGCATCTTTTTTTTCAATTTTTAGCTATTGGAAACAAAGCACTACTGAATACAGGAAATTACTTATTGGTTTATTGGCATTTGCTTTAATAAACAGCTCAGACATATTTTTATTACTTAAAGCAAAAGAATCCGGTATTGATGACCTGACATTAATTCAAGTTTATATTTTCTATAACCTGATCTATGCACTCTCGAGTTATCCAATAGGAATATTAGCTGATAAGGTTGGGCTAAAGAAAATCTTTTTATTTGGCCTTCTTTTATTCGCAGGGGTTTATTTTGGAATGAGTTTCAATAGCAATAGCGTTGTCTTCTTTGGGTTGTTTTTCATCTACGGAGTCTATGCCGCCGCCACAGAAGGAATCGCAAAGGCCTGGATCAGTAATGTTTCAGACAGTAAAGACACAGCTACTGCAATTGGCACCTATTCCGGGCTTCAAAGTATTTGTACGATGATTGCTAGTTCCGCTACAGGAATAATTTGGTATGCTTTCGGAAGTTCTGTTGCTTTGTCAATCATTGCAATATTGACTATGGTAATTTTGGTTTATATTTATTTCGCAGTACCAAAAACAAATAAAGTGAAAAGTGAAAAGTAAAAAATGAAAAACCATCTCTTTTTAAGTATGTACTTACAGACCGCTATTTTCACTTTTCACTTTTCACTTTTCACTTTTCACTTTTCGTTATTCTTCTTCTTCTTCCAGGTTGTAATAAGCCTTCCGCATTTCACGCGGTTGAAGATCCGACATCTTTTTCAATAGAGTATCAAACGCCATTGCATTCTCTTTCAGGAAAACTGAATTAGCAACACTTACTTTTTCACGTGTTGTTAAATGCCAGCTTAGTGAAATGTCTTGTTCCTTCGTTGGTAATTCAAACTTGATAAAATCAAACTGACTGCCGAACCAACCCTTTGCATATTCATAGGCTTCATCCTGGTTGTAATCCTGTATCGTTAAAAGGTTGTTGTAAATATTTCCCAGTGGAGCAAAGAAGTTTTGAATGATTGTTTGTTGCGGTTTGTTTTCAATCGGACGACTCTTATGCGAATCTCTGATGTCAACGAAGATAACACCACTCGTATTTTCTTCTATCCATTTTCTGAAGACATAAAGAACCTCAGAGATGTTTTCAATCCGGTGTTATCCCGAATACCTGCATCCATTACATACGTTACAGGCTCGCTTGGTAAACTCACCGGAGGAAGAATGTAAGGGAAGGTTGCATTCATTCTCAACACTGATGTGAACCGAATGTTATTGGCACGTTGATCTTTGTACAATCGCTGGAATTCAATTTCATCGATTGTAGTTTCAAAATTGAAAGAAGAATCTGCAGCATGGTCAGTCAGATAACTGACATGTTGTGGTGAAATGAGTAATCTCCGGCCGTCATTTACAATAGTAGGCGAGAAGATCATCATTGGAATCAATCCACTTGCTTCTGCCTCTTTGTATGATGATAACGGTTTGCTTAATACGTAACCCGTATTTTCATTCAACTGTTGCTCGAATGCATACGCACGGTCTTTGTTGAATTTAGTTTCACCTTCTTTGAATTTCTGAATGTTGAAAAACAAATCACTTACCGTAATACTAAAGGCGATCGGATTCAAAAGATCTTTTCCGACATTCGTAATGCTTTTTGTATTGCTGACCTTCTGATGTATACCTAGTCTTTTCTGTAAATATAATTCACGGTAGTAAGCAGCACCGATCATGCCTCCGGATGCACCAGAAATTAATTGTGTTGAATTAATAAACTCATTATTGGTCAGACTGTCTGCCATTTCCATGATACGGAATGCCCATATAGAAGCTCTTAATCCACCACCCGAACAATTGATGAAGATCATCTTCGGTTTCTCTTTCTTCGTAATGAATTTATCTTTCCATTTCTCCAGAAGTACAATCGTTGAATCGTAATCTGATTTTACAATGTCAGGATTTGAATTCGTATTGAAAGCGTCAATGCTGTATTTCGATCTTCCTTTATTGTATTCCATTCCATATGCTTTATTATCGGAATAGAAGACACCATATTGTGAAATGAAATTGATGATCAATATGAAAAGGATCAGAACAGAAGTGGACCAGGCTTTTAACCAAAACCGGAAAGCGCTGCTGAGCATGATGAACATTGAAAAGATCAGGATCACTGAAGCACCTGCAGGAATTTTGAACAGAGAATAATCTTTGAACAATCCCATCAGAATGAAAAATGCAAATACAATAATTTCAACTATCGCTGCATTGAGATGGTTTTGTCTGAAAACAGATTCAACCATTTCAGGCGAATAATGTCCTGTTTCACGTACAAGTTTTACTTTGTATGGATTCGATAAATAAGTATCGACTCGCCATGCACGCTCATTCGATTGTGACCGACTGAAAGCTTTCCGTCTCATTCCGCCATCATCATCACGGATGTGCTTTGCAAATGGAGCGTTCGGATCTGAATCTGATGACTCCATTCCAAACATCAGAATTACATCTTTGTTTGTCCTGAAGAAATAGGTCAGGGTAACCATGATCATCAAAGCCAGTCCGATCAGAAACCCTAAGATCTGTGAAAATATATTCCACACACCCTGATACTCATTGTTGATCTGGAAATAAATAATGTTGATCATGTATGTCAACACAAATAAAGCCGGAACAATAAAATTGTTGACAGTATATTTTAAGAAAGGTCTTGAGAGAGTTGCTATGAAAGGAAACCTGAAACCATTCATGATGTAACTGGAAATATTGAACACCATAATAAAACTTCCCGTTGCAAATCCAATGATGAGGAAAGATGTAAATCCAACTGATCCCATATACTCAGGATCCAGGAACAAATATGGGATACCGAAAGTTTGTGATGAACTATTCGTAACCCATCCGAAAAGTATGATCCAATAGAGCAGGAGCAAATGGTTTTTCTTCAGCAGAACTATCAGCAGCTGAATTGGAAATGAATAGAAAAATCGTTGTCTTACCTTCGATGAAATCATACTTAGGGTCAGGGCAGATTTAGTTGTTATCTGCCAGTATTAATATACGAAGAGAATGAGTTTTAGTTGTCACAATTTATACGCAACTTCTTACATTTCTTGAGTTTAAACTGCTTATTCTGATATTTTATTGTCTACGATCTGAAGGATTTCTTTTTCCATGTTTTCGGCAGCAGCTTTCAATGCTTCCGCTTCTTTCATTGTTTTTTCCATGTAAGCTTTGTCTTTCAATCCAGACCCATTGACTTTTACGTTCAAATAAGCTCCGATTATTGCAGATCGCGCACACAAAGCTCCAACACCGGCGTCGGTCACTGAATTCGGAGTACCTTCTTTGACCATTTCTTTGATAATTGTCATTGACTCCAGACAGATCTTCATTGTCTTCAAAGGAACTTCGATAGCATTCAAAGTCGCTGCCTGTATGGCTTCACTGCGACTTACCTTCTCCTGATCGGTTCCTTTCGGTAAACCAAATGCATTCATGATCTGGTTAAAAGCACGAGTGTCTTCATCAACCAGAGCAATGAGATTTTTCTTAATGACCTGACCTTTATCAGCCCATTCTGAAAATTCTTTCCACCGATCGTCCCAGCCTTTTTTATGTGATGACAAATTTGCAACCATTGTTGCCAGAGAAATTCCTAAGGCGCCCATGTATGCAGAAACAGATCCACCACCCGGAGCAGGAGATTCTGATGCAGTCTCATCTGCAAAATCGATCAACGACATACTTACCAGTCGTTCATCAGCTTTATCACGCAACTGATATTCTATGATTCTTTCTTCAGGTTTA harbors:
- a CDS encoding dehydrogenase E1 component subunit alpha/beta → MNFNRKGISDETLKNIYYELLKPRLIEEKMLVLLRQGKIAKWFSGIGQEAISVGCGLALNKDEYILPMHRNLGVFTTRQIPLNRLFSQWQGKLGGFTKGRDRSFHFGTQEFKIIGMISHLGPQLGVADGIALANLIRNEKKVTAVFSGDGGSSEGDFHESLNVAAVWNLPVIFVIENNGYGLSTPSNEQFKMKQFIDKGIGYGMEAVQIDGNNILETYSTFLKLAESIRENPRPVLLECLTFRMRGHEEASGTKYVPQELFDMWGKKDPVNNYENFLLKEKVIDEAFIALTRRDIKSEIEKNLEITFAESNPEAHTEIEVQDLFDQRPVQAFEPGEKVKEIRYLDAITEGMKQAMQRHHNLVIMGQDIADYGGVFKATQGFLEEFGRARVRNTPLCESAIVGAAQGLAINGMKAIVEMQFADFVTCGFNQIVNNLAKTHYRWGQNVDVVVRMPTGAAVNAGPFHSQSNEAWFVHTPGLKVVYPAFPDDAKGLIAASIEDPNPVMFFEHKALYRSITGMVPENYYTTEIGKAKLIQEGNDISIITYGLGVHWAMEVLKEENISADLIDLRTLLPWDKEAVEKSVRKTGKAIVLHEDTLTGGIGGEIAAHIAEHCFEHLDAPIIRSASLDTPVPMNLELEWNFLPKKRFKEQLHKLLGY
- a CDS encoding DUF5011 domain-containing protein, which translates into the protein MKKNAIILFFALTVGSAVVLTTGCSKDDTTAPVVTLNGDASVTLSLNSAAYTDPGATANDEEDGVVTATSDASSTNPNVNQIGTYTITYTATDAAGNVGTAVRTVRVKK
- a CDS encoding patatin-like phospholipase family protein, producing MISSKVRQRFFYSFPIQLLIVLLKKNHLLLLYWIILFGWVTNSSSQTFGIPYLFLDPEYMGSVGFTSFLIIGFATGSFIMVFNISSYIMNGFRFPFIATLSRPFLKYTVNNFIVPALFVLTYMINIIYFQINNEYQGVWNIFSQILGFLIGLALMIMVTLTYFFRTNKDVILMFGMESSDSDPNAPFAKHIRDDDGGMRRKAFSRSQSNERAWRVDTYLSNPYKVKLVRETGHYSPEMVESVFRQNHLNAAIVEIIVFAFFILMGLFKDYSLFKIPAGASVILIFSMFIMLSSAFRFWLKAWSTSVLILFILIINFISQYGVFYSDNKAYGMEYNKGRSKYSIDAFNTNSNPDIVKSDYDSTIVLLEKWKDKFITKKEKPKMIFINCSGGGLRASIWAFRIMEMADSLTNNEFINSTQLISGASGGMIGAAYYRELYLQKRLGIHQKVSNTKSITNVGKDLLNPIAFSITVSDLFFNIQKFKEGETKFNKDRAYAFEQQLNENTGYVLSKPLSSYKEAEASGLIPMMIFSPTIVNDGRRLLISPQHVSYLTDHAADSSFNFETTIDEIEFQRLYKDQRANNIRFTSVLRMNATFPYILPPVSLPSEPVTYVMDAGIRDNTGLKTSLRFFMSSENG
- a CDS encoding TonB-dependent receptor, producing the protein MKIFLTVLTCLLSSSTFCQNPIVDTSQIKNISLTDIVISVNKTEESKKQTAQQIKILDQKEIENYQAQTTADLIANSGSATVQKSQLGGGSVTLRGFEANRNVLVIDGVRMNNLIYRAGHLQNILTTDNNSLERIEVLYGPSSTIYGSDALGGVIHLFTKKPVLATGEQKNAIKVTAFSRYGSAANEFANHLDFNFGLKKFASFTSFTYSDFGDLRGGANKNPFYSGNYGEREYYVERIAGQDSMIRNSDKYLQVQSGYSQYDLMQKFLFQANAKTTHSLNIQFSNSTDVPRYDRLTEFAGSELRFAEWYYGPQTRLLTAYDLNYKNTEGKIQNVHLGLNFQDVTESRHSRRFGNNNLSHRNENVNVYGLNLDMQRIVKNHNIRFGLDGQFNTLKSTANNENIATGETEPLDTRYPDGDNTMLNAAAYISHTWNINDHLILVDGLRVGFSTLHAEFSDSSFFHLPYNVADQNNPVYSGSLGLINNTSNDWKFSVLVSTGYRVPNMDDLSKVFESSLGALIVPNSDLKPEKTINGELGISKVFNKKTSLENSIFYTRFFDAIVTDKFTFNGEDSVLYDGIMSQVYANQNKQSAFIYGFSANLKSQLSNRFLLSIGVTYTYGRINTDSIDYPLDHIPPISSRLSLAYSHKKIFTEISANFNGKKKLKDYYLNGEDNEQYATSEGMPAWLILNFKASYKVHKWISLNAGVENILDTQYRTFASGINGSGRNLYLSLRFNY
- a CDS encoding MFS transporter, which codes for MKYISKTVWILSAVSLLTDVASEMLYPIMPIYLKSIGFSIVLIGILEGVAEATAGISKSYFGKLSDNSGKRVPFVKIGYALSSISKPMMAVFVFPLWVFFARTIDRFGKGIRTGARDAIISQEATSSTKARVFGFHRSMDTIGAVLGPVLALVFLYYYPGNYKTLFIIAFFPGLIAILLTFKLKDKELVPKQKRTASFFSIFSYWKQSTTEYRKLLIGLLAFALINSSDIFLLLKAKESGIDDLTLIQVYIFYNLIYALSSYPIGILADKVGLKKIFLFGLLLFAGVYFGMSFNSNSVVFFGLFFIYGVYAAATEGIAKAWISNVSDSKDTATAIGTYSGLQSICTMIASSATGIIWYAFGSSVALSIIAILTMVILVYIYFAVPKTNKVKSEK